In Triticum urartu cultivar G1812 chromosome 6, Tu2.1, whole genome shotgun sequence, the following proteins share a genomic window:
- the LOC125513024 gene encoding protein DMP10-like, giving the protein MASSSSSSPTVIQIHPLTNEDDGKITAAGTAAPTPATGPAPATVMSSVSNLAQLLPTGTVLAYQALSPSFTNHGKCESSNQWLTGALVAVLTVSCLFFAFTDSVVGRRDGKLYYGFATLRGFNVFNFSSEEERNEWNDLDQFRRLRLRPLDFVHAFFAAVVFLTVAFSDVGLQNCFFPDASRNTEELLKNLPMGMAFLSSFVFIIFPTKRKGIGFTDNAPRQKVVHPLN; this is encoded by the coding sequence ATGGCATCTTCTTCTTCGTCATCGCCCACGGTGATCCAGATACATCCACTGACCAACGAGGACGACGGTAAGATAACAGCCGCCGGCACAGCAGCGCCAACACCTGCCACGGGGCCTGCACCGGCCACGGTCATGTCGAGCGTCTCGAACCTAGCGCAGCTCCTGCCGACGGGCACGGTGCTGGCATACCAGGCACTGTCCCCGTCCTTCACCAACCACGGCAAGTGTGAGAGCTCCAACCAGTGGCTCACCGGGGCGCTGGTCGCCGTCCTCACCGTCTCGTGCCTCTTCTTTGCCTTCACCGACAGCGTTGTCGGTCGCCGCGATGGAAAGCTATACTATGGCTTCGCCACACTACGCGGCTTCAACGTGTTCAACTTCTCCAGCGAGGAAGAAAGGAACGAGTGGAACGATCTTGACCAGTTTCGGAGGCTCCGCCTCCGGCCGCTGGACTTCGTGCACGCCTTCTTCGCAGCGGTGGTTTTCCTCACGGTGGCGTTCAGCGACGTGGGGCTGCAGAACTGCTTCTTCCCGGACGCCAGCAGGAACACCGAGGAGCTGCTCAAGAACCTGCCCATGGGCATGGCGTTTCTCTCCAGTTTTGTGTTCATCATCTTCCCCACTAAAAGGAAGGGCATTGGGTTCACTGACAACGCTCCTCGTCAAAAGGTGGTCCATCCCTTAAATTAA
- the LOC125517033 gene encoding protein DMP10-like: MASSSSPSSMVTQISPLTNDVDDGKITAAGAALPTPTTDRVMFGIANLAQLLPTGTVLTYQALSPSFTNHGKCETSGSNQWLTAALVAVLAAVCIFFSFTDSVIGHHDGKLYYGVATTHGFNVFNFSDEDERREWSGLDEFRRLRLQTLDFVHGFFTAVVFLTVAFSDVGLQNCFFPDSGRNNQELLKNLPLGMAFLSSIVFIIFPTKRKGIGFSDTTPRQKFVHPSLNKV, translated from the coding sequence ATggcatcttcttcttctccgtcgtCCATGGTGACCCAGATATCTCCACTGACCAACGACGTCGACGACGGTAAGATAACAGCCGCTGGCGCGGCACTGCCAACGCCAACCACAGACAGGGTCATGTTTGGCATCGCAAACCTTGCGCAACTCCTGCCAACGGGCACGGTGCTGACGTACCAGGCATTGTCCCCGTCCTTCACCAACCACGGCAAATGCGAGACCTCCGGCTCCAACCAGTGGCTCACCGCGGCGCTGGTCGCTGTCCTCGCCGCAGTGTGCATCTTCTTTTCCTTCACGGACAGCGTCATTGGCCACCATGATGGAAAGCTGTACTACGGTGTGGCCACGACGCACGGCTTCAATGTGTTCAACTTCTCCGACGAGGATGAGAGGCGGGAGTGGTCCGGTCTGGACGAGTTTCGGAGGCTCCGCCTCCAGACGCTGGACTTCGTGCACGGCTTCTTCACGGCGGTGGTTTTCCTCACGGTGGCGTTCAGCGATGTGGGACTGCAGAACTGCTTCTTCCCGGACTCCGGTAGGAACAACCAAGAGCTTCTCAAGAACCTACCTCTAGGAATGGCGTTCCTTTCCAGCATTGTGTTCATCATCTTCCCCACCAAACGGAAGGGCATCGGATTTAGTGACACGACTCCTCGCCAAAAGTTCGTCCATCCCAGCTTGAATAAAGTTTGA
- the LOC125515434 gene encoding CLIP-associated protein-like isoform X1, translated as MASSAAAARLRELAPGPGAGISATEAAALAECCAGLLGCGDAGAACSALDALCAAGGDAMRRHVDELTPLVVGRLGDGDAAVREASRRFLVLLMEMKEMNARSENIETGSSIPDVHRTSCTTTEAESFGTNQVKKSSKQRISTRDMSLLAGEEDITRKSVEPIKVFSEKDLIKEMGKVMSTLQPDNEWSIRITAMQRVEGIVLGGAADYSAFPTLLKQLVAPLITQLLDRRSSVVKQACHLLIFLSKELLRDFEPCAELLIPALLKNVVITVLVIAESADNCIKEMLRNCKVARILPRIIEFAKNDRSAVLRGRCCEYAILMLEYWVDTPELQRLANLYEELIKCCIGDATSEVRSGARACYRIFSRIWPERSHQLFSSFEPSRQKMIIDDDAETHQKQLSPIEGIKLGQPQFVPCIPTAMDKVVMVDSQTSLSSGDLQSALVKISLHHSHMTPQVPAEDSKDGLAVGSSFEDMSTLEEERIPVPDPDERVSDQNAGISSSSRDFPSATPFEPTPDILLSEATVIATFQDKAECRPEVEHTTSCKVQAPGDPSEMLSRTPASPEESGNLLNQRSTKSSSNGISGGTLRTQQEERPCVRTPRKSVVPKQSPNNHTPNFRRPLLSKVMTNWFYASTRGDLDGKQLIIGEMANSMDVPSSLTGALSLGLNPKSDWMMRVYAFNFLRQHLQERGPKGIQEVAQNFEKVMRLVSQYLDDPHHKVAHAALSSLAEIMPVFKKPFEHYLDKMLPHVFSRLNDPKESTKQQCLAVLKLAGESYSIDSLLPALLRSLDEQKSPKSKLAILDFAKASFVKCTVNSDIYSGSSFLKPWLGKLTLLFKDRNKKLKEAAVVGLSSVYCHYDPETMLSFIVTLSMEEQKQLTRAIKQLIPMIGSDLEEFLQQRRHKQKVSSFDRFAATDPHPRSYVGRQHKSQEHDTYQSSDVRGDQVFSSAFQYLPSTHLEVFGRRTTKVQSELGSESYGHRAETMGKKFSPARRSKDMMMNGSQSHEPSISKMHHQNSHQMSSSILVMLDDPDESTRELALSLLVGILEKQERALENCFETLVVKLLHATKDAALKVVNLAHICLTTVVTQFDPLRCLRAIASQLVSHDEKILIVSINSLSKLVMRLSHDDLMTHLSTFLPAVLDAFENHSPYVRKAILLCLVDTFLKLGPAVAPHLERLGGPQLLQLVVTTSASRLSRAGV; from the exons ATGGCGTCCTCCGCCGCGGCGGCGAGGCTGCGGGAGCTAGCGCCCGGGCCGGGTGCGGGGATCTCAGCAACCGAAGCCGCCGCCCTCGCCGAGTGCTGCGCGGGCCTCCTCGGCTGCGGAGACGCCGGGGCAGCGTGCTCGGCGCTCGACGCGTTGTGCGCCGCTGGAGGGGACGCGATGCGGCGCCACGTCGACGAGCTCACGCCGCTGGTCGTCGGGCGGCTCGGGGACGGCGACGCGGCCGTGCGGGAGGCCTCCAGGAGGTTCCTCGTGCTGCTCATGGAG ATGAAGGAGATGAATGCAAGGTCAGAAAATATAGAAACAGGTTCTAGCATACCAGATGTCCACCGCACTAGTTGTACAACAACCGAAGCTGAATCTTTTGGTACCAATCAAGTAAAGAAAAGTTCGAAACAAAGGATCAGCACAAGAGATATGTCCCTTCTAGCAG GGGAAGAAGATATTACAAGGAAATCAGTTGAACCTATAAAAGTATTCTCTGAAAAAGATCTGATAAAGGAAATGGGAAAAGTAATGTCTACTTTACAGCCAGATAATGAGTGGTCAATCCGGATAACTGCGATGCAAAGAGTTGAAGGCATAGTTCTTGGAG GTGCCGCGGATTATTCAGCCTTCCCCACGCTTCTAAAGCAACTCGTGGCCCCTCTTATAACCCAGCTTCTGGACAGGAGATCTAGTGTTGTAAAGCAG GCATGCCATTTGCTAATTTTCCTATCAAAGGAGCTACTGCGTGACTTCGAACCATGTGCTGAATTGCTTATTCCG GCCCTTCTTAAGAATGTCGTGATCACCGTTCTTGTAATTGCCGAGTCTGCTGATAATTGTATAAAAGAG ATGCTACGAAACTGCAAAGTAGCTCGCATTCTACCAAGAATTATTGAATTCGCAAAAAATGACAGAAGCGCAGTTCTTCGTGGCAG GTGTTGTGAGTATGCAATACTGATGCTAGAGTATTGGGTTGATACTCCCGAACTACAGAGATTAGCGAATCTGTATGAAGAACTCATAAAGTGTTGCATAGGAGATGCAACTAGTGAG GTTCGATCGGGTGCTAGGGCATGCTACAGGATATTCTCCAGAATTTGGCCGGAACGTTCTCATCAGCTCTTCTCATCATTTGAACCATCCAGGCAGAAA ATGATAATTGATGATGATGCTGAGACACATCAAAAGCAGTTGTCTCCAATAGAAGGAATTAAGCTCGGGCAACCTCAGTTTGTTCCTTGCATTCCAACTGCAATGGACAAGGTTGTCATGGTTGATTCTCAGACATCACTTTCTTCTGGAGACCTGCAATCAGCACTGGTGAAAATATCTCTTCATCATTCTCATATGACCCCTCAAGTTCCAGCGGAAGATAGTAAAGATGGTTTAGCTGTTGGAAGCTCATTTGAGGATATGAGCACATTAGAAGAAGAAAGAATTCCAGTTCCAGACCCTGATGAACGCGTTTCAG ACCAAAATGCAGGTATCAGTTCATCATCCCGTGATTTTCCTTCTGCCACTCCATTTGAACCAACTCCAGACATTTTATTGTCAGAAGCAACTGTCATAGCAACTTTCCAAGACAAGGCCGAGTGCAGGCCGGAGGTTGAACATACAACCTCTTGTAAAGTTCAAGCACCAGGGGATCCTTCTGAGATGTTGAGCCGCACTCCTGCTAGTCCGGAAGAGTCAGGAAACTTGCTAAACCAAAGGTCCACTAAATCCAGCTCTAATGGAATATCAGGTGGAACATTAAGGACCCAACAAGAAGAGAGGCCTTGTGTCAGAACTCCTCGTAAGAGTGTAGTTCCGAAGCAGTCACCGAATAACCACACTCCTAACTTCCGGCGACCTCTCCTGAGTAAGGTGATGACAAACTGGTTCTATGCCAGTACAAGAGGTGATTTAGATGGTAAACAGCTAATTATTGGTGAAATGGCCAATAGCATGGATGTGCCCTCATCTCTCACTGGGGCACTTTCTTTAGGCCTTAACCCCAAGTCAGATTGGATGATGAGGGTATATGCATTCAATTTCTTGCGCCAACACTTGCAAGAGCGAGGACCAAAAGGCATTCAGGAGGTTGCACAAAATTTTGAGAAGGTTATGAGGCTTGTTAGTCAGTATTTGGATGATCCACACCATAAAGTGGCACATGCTGCTCTCTCATCACTTGCTGAGATCATGCCGGTTTTCAAGAAGCCTTTTGAACATTATCTGGACAAGATGTTGCCCCATGTTTTCTCTCGATTAAATGATCCAAAGGAGTCAACCAAGCAGCAGTGCTTAGCAGTTTTGAAACTTGCAGGTGAGAGTTACTCCATTGATTCTCTCTTACCTGCTCTGCTTCGTTCGCTAGACGAGCAAAAATCCCCCAAGTCAAAGCTTGCAATTCTTGACTTTGCAAAGGCCTCTTTTGTGAAATGCACAGTTAATTCTGACATCTATTCTGGTAGCAGTTTTCTTAAGCCGTGGCTTGGGAAGCTAACTCTTCTGTTTAAGGATAGAAACAAGAAGCTAAAAGAGGCTGCCGTGGTTGGTTTATCTTCAGTCTATTGTCATTATGATCCGGAAACCATGTTAAGCTTTATAGTTACCTTGTCAATGGAAGAACAGAAGCAACTTACGCGGGCAATAAAGCAGTTAATCCCTATGATAGGGAGCGACCTGGAAGAGTTCTTGCAGCAAAGGAGACATAAACAGAAAGTGTCGTCTTTTGATCGCTTTGCTGCTACAGATCCTCATCCCAGAAGTTATGTCGGAAGGCAACATAAATCCCAGGAGCATGACACATATCAATCCAGTGATGTCAGAGGTGATCAAGTATTTAGCTCGGCATTTCAGTATCTCCCGAGCACTCACTTGGAAGTCTTTGGGCGTCGTACCACGAAGGTTCAATCTGAATTGGGTAGTGAATCTTATGGTCACAGAGCTGAAACGATGGGTAAAAAGTTTAGTCCTGCAAGGCGAAGCAAGGATATGATGATGAATGGTAGTCAGAGCCACGAGCCAAGCATTTCCAAGATGCATCATCAG AATTCACATCAGATGTCCTCTTCTATTCTTGTGATGCTTGATGACCCGGATGAATCCACCAGAGAGCTTGCACTTTCTCTATTGGTTGGAATTCTTGAAAAACAA GAAAGGGCCCTGGAGAATTGTTTCGAGACTCTTGTAGTTAAATTGCTGCATGCAACCAAAGATGCTGCCTTGAAG GTAGTAAATCTGGCACATATCTGTCTGACAACCGTGGTTACTCAATTTGATCCACTGCGATGCCTTCGG GCAATTGCTTCTCAATTGGTCTCCCACGATGAGAAAATCCTTATTGTCAGCATCAACAGTCTGAGCAAG CTTGTGATGCGGCTGTCACACGACGACCTCATGACTCATCTGTCAACATTCCTACCTGCGGTCTTGGACGCCTTCGAAAACCACAGTCCATATGTTCGCAAG GCTATTTTGTTGTGCCTGGTGGATACGTTCCTGAAGCTGGGGCCGGCGGTGGCGCCGCACCTGGAGCGGCTGGGCGGCCCGCAGCTGCTGCAGCTCGTGGTCACCACATCGGCGAGCAGACTGTCCAGGGCGGGCGTCTGA
- the LOC125515434 gene encoding CLIP-associated protein-like isoform X2 yields the protein MASSAAAARLRELAPGPGAGISATEAAALAECCAGLLGCGDAGAACSALDALCAAGGDAMRRHVDELTPLVVGRLGDGDAAVREASRRFLVLLMEMKEMNARSENIETGSSIPDVHRTSCTTTEAESFGTNQVKKSSKQRISTRDMSLLAGEEDITRKSVEPIKVFSEKDLIKEMGKVMSTLQPDNEWSIRITAMQRVEGIVLGGAADYSAFPTLLKQLVAPLITQLLDRRSSVVKQACHLLIFLSKELLRDFEPCAELLIPALLKNVVITVLVIAESADNCIKEMLRNCKVARILPRIIEFAKNDRSAVLRGRCCEYAILMLEYWVDTPELQRLANLYEELIKCCIGDATSEVRSGARACYRIFSRIWPERSHQLFSSFEPSRQKMIIDDDAETHQKQLSPIEGIKLGQPQFVPCIPTAMDKVVMVDSQTSLSSGDLQSALVKISLHHSHMTPQVPAEDSKDGLAVGSSFEDMSTLEEERIPVPDPDERVSGISSSSRDFPSATPFEPTPDILLSEATVIATFQDKAECRPEVEHTTSCKVQAPGDPSEMLSRTPASPEESGNLLNQRSTKSSSNGISGGTLRTQQEERPCVRTPRKSVVPKQSPNNHTPNFRRPLLSKVMTNWFYASTRGDLDGKQLIIGEMANSMDVPSSLTGALSLGLNPKSDWMMRVYAFNFLRQHLQERGPKGIQEVAQNFEKVMRLVSQYLDDPHHKVAHAALSSLAEIMPVFKKPFEHYLDKMLPHVFSRLNDPKESTKQQCLAVLKLAGESYSIDSLLPALLRSLDEQKSPKSKLAILDFAKASFVKCTVNSDIYSGSSFLKPWLGKLTLLFKDRNKKLKEAAVVGLSSVYCHYDPETMLSFIVTLSMEEQKQLTRAIKQLIPMIGSDLEEFLQQRRHKQKVSSFDRFAATDPHPRSYVGRQHKSQEHDTYQSSDVRGDQVFSSAFQYLPSTHLEVFGRRTTKVQSELGSESYGHRAETMGKKFSPARRSKDMMMNGSQSHEPSISKMHHQNSHQMSSSILVMLDDPDESTRELALSLLVGILEKQERALENCFETLVVKLLHATKDAALKVVNLAHICLTTVVTQFDPLRCLRAIASQLVSHDEKILIVSINSLSKLVMRLSHDDLMTHLSTFLPAVLDAFENHSPYVRKAILLCLVDTFLKLGPAVAPHLERLGGPQLLQLVVTTSASRLSRAGV from the exons ATGGCGTCCTCCGCCGCGGCGGCGAGGCTGCGGGAGCTAGCGCCCGGGCCGGGTGCGGGGATCTCAGCAACCGAAGCCGCCGCCCTCGCCGAGTGCTGCGCGGGCCTCCTCGGCTGCGGAGACGCCGGGGCAGCGTGCTCGGCGCTCGACGCGTTGTGCGCCGCTGGAGGGGACGCGATGCGGCGCCACGTCGACGAGCTCACGCCGCTGGTCGTCGGGCGGCTCGGGGACGGCGACGCGGCCGTGCGGGAGGCCTCCAGGAGGTTCCTCGTGCTGCTCATGGAG ATGAAGGAGATGAATGCAAGGTCAGAAAATATAGAAACAGGTTCTAGCATACCAGATGTCCACCGCACTAGTTGTACAACAACCGAAGCTGAATCTTTTGGTACCAATCAAGTAAAGAAAAGTTCGAAACAAAGGATCAGCACAAGAGATATGTCCCTTCTAGCAG GGGAAGAAGATATTACAAGGAAATCAGTTGAACCTATAAAAGTATTCTCTGAAAAAGATCTGATAAAGGAAATGGGAAAAGTAATGTCTACTTTACAGCCAGATAATGAGTGGTCAATCCGGATAACTGCGATGCAAAGAGTTGAAGGCATAGTTCTTGGAG GTGCCGCGGATTATTCAGCCTTCCCCACGCTTCTAAAGCAACTCGTGGCCCCTCTTATAACCCAGCTTCTGGACAGGAGATCTAGTGTTGTAAAGCAG GCATGCCATTTGCTAATTTTCCTATCAAAGGAGCTACTGCGTGACTTCGAACCATGTGCTGAATTGCTTATTCCG GCCCTTCTTAAGAATGTCGTGATCACCGTTCTTGTAATTGCCGAGTCTGCTGATAATTGTATAAAAGAG ATGCTACGAAACTGCAAAGTAGCTCGCATTCTACCAAGAATTATTGAATTCGCAAAAAATGACAGAAGCGCAGTTCTTCGTGGCAG GTGTTGTGAGTATGCAATACTGATGCTAGAGTATTGGGTTGATACTCCCGAACTACAGAGATTAGCGAATCTGTATGAAGAACTCATAAAGTGTTGCATAGGAGATGCAACTAGTGAG GTTCGATCGGGTGCTAGGGCATGCTACAGGATATTCTCCAGAATTTGGCCGGAACGTTCTCATCAGCTCTTCTCATCATTTGAACCATCCAGGCAGAAA ATGATAATTGATGATGATGCTGAGACACATCAAAAGCAGTTGTCTCCAATAGAAGGAATTAAGCTCGGGCAACCTCAGTTTGTTCCTTGCATTCCAACTGCAATGGACAAGGTTGTCATGGTTGATTCTCAGACATCACTTTCTTCTGGAGACCTGCAATCAGCACTGGTGAAAATATCTCTTCATCATTCTCATATGACCCCTCAAGTTCCAGCGGAAGATAGTAAAGATGGTTTAGCTGTTGGAAGCTCATTTGAGGATATGAGCACATTAGAAGAAGAAAGAATTCCAGTTCCAGACCCTGATGAACGCGTTTCAG GTATCAGTTCATCATCCCGTGATTTTCCTTCTGCCACTCCATTTGAACCAACTCCAGACATTTTATTGTCAGAAGCAACTGTCATAGCAACTTTCCAAGACAAGGCCGAGTGCAGGCCGGAGGTTGAACATACAACCTCTTGTAAAGTTCAAGCACCAGGGGATCCTTCTGAGATGTTGAGCCGCACTCCTGCTAGTCCGGAAGAGTCAGGAAACTTGCTAAACCAAAGGTCCACTAAATCCAGCTCTAATGGAATATCAGGTGGAACATTAAGGACCCAACAAGAAGAGAGGCCTTGTGTCAGAACTCCTCGTAAGAGTGTAGTTCCGAAGCAGTCACCGAATAACCACACTCCTAACTTCCGGCGACCTCTCCTGAGTAAGGTGATGACAAACTGGTTCTATGCCAGTACAAGAGGTGATTTAGATGGTAAACAGCTAATTATTGGTGAAATGGCCAATAGCATGGATGTGCCCTCATCTCTCACTGGGGCACTTTCTTTAGGCCTTAACCCCAAGTCAGATTGGATGATGAGGGTATATGCATTCAATTTCTTGCGCCAACACTTGCAAGAGCGAGGACCAAAAGGCATTCAGGAGGTTGCACAAAATTTTGAGAAGGTTATGAGGCTTGTTAGTCAGTATTTGGATGATCCACACCATAAAGTGGCACATGCTGCTCTCTCATCACTTGCTGAGATCATGCCGGTTTTCAAGAAGCCTTTTGAACATTATCTGGACAAGATGTTGCCCCATGTTTTCTCTCGATTAAATGATCCAAAGGAGTCAACCAAGCAGCAGTGCTTAGCAGTTTTGAAACTTGCAGGTGAGAGTTACTCCATTGATTCTCTCTTACCTGCTCTGCTTCGTTCGCTAGACGAGCAAAAATCCCCCAAGTCAAAGCTTGCAATTCTTGACTTTGCAAAGGCCTCTTTTGTGAAATGCACAGTTAATTCTGACATCTATTCTGGTAGCAGTTTTCTTAAGCCGTGGCTTGGGAAGCTAACTCTTCTGTTTAAGGATAGAAACAAGAAGCTAAAAGAGGCTGCCGTGGTTGGTTTATCTTCAGTCTATTGTCATTATGATCCGGAAACCATGTTAAGCTTTATAGTTACCTTGTCAATGGAAGAACAGAAGCAACTTACGCGGGCAATAAAGCAGTTAATCCCTATGATAGGGAGCGACCTGGAAGAGTTCTTGCAGCAAAGGAGACATAAACAGAAAGTGTCGTCTTTTGATCGCTTTGCTGCTACAGATCCTCATCCCAGAAGTTATGTCGGAAGGCAACATAAATCCCAGGAGCATGACACATATCAATCCAGTGATGTCAGAGGTGATCAAGTATTTAGCTCGGCATTTCAGTATCTCCCGAGCACTCACTTGGAAGTCTTTGGGCGTCGTACCACGAAGGTTCAATCTGAATTGGGTAGTGAATCTTATGGTCACAGAGCTGAAACGATGGGTAAAAAGTTTAGTCCTGCAAGGCGAAGCAAGGATATGATGATGAATGGTAGTCAGAGCCACGAGCCAAGCATTTCCAAGATGCATCATCAG AATTCACATCAGATGTCCTCTTCTATTCTTGTGATGCTTGATGACCCGGATGAATCCACCAGAGAGCTTGCACTTTCTCTATTGGTTGGAATTCTTGAAAAACAA GAAAGGGCCCTGGAGAATTGTTTCGAGACTCTTGTAGTTAAATTGCTGCATGCAACCAAAGATGCTGCCTTGAAG GTAGTAAATCTGGCACATATCTGTCTGACAACCGTGGTTACTCAATTTGATCCACTGCGATGCCTTCGG GCAATTGCTTCTCAATTGGTCTCCCACGATGAGAAAATCCTTATTGTCAGCATCAACAGTCTGAGCAAG CTTGTGATGCGGCTGTCACACGACGACCTCATGACTCATCTGTCAACATTCCTACCTGCGGTCTTGGACGCCTTCGAAAACCACAGTCCATATGTTCGCAAG GCTATTTTGTTGTGCCTGGTGGATACGTTCCTGAAGCTGGGGCCGGCGGTGGCGCCGCACCTGGAGCGGCTGGGCGGCCCGCAGCTGCTGCAGCTCGTGGTCACCACATCGGCGAGCAGACTGTCCAGGGCGGGCGTCTGA